Genomic window (Chloroflexota bacterium):
GCCGGGATAAGCCTTCGCACGCGCCGCAGCGCGGGGGCCAGCAGAAGCCGAGGGGGCGCGCCGGTTAACCTATGGCCGCCTATTGCGTCTTCTGCGAGATCATCGCGCGCCACTCGCCCGCCAAGATCCGGTACGAGGATGACGAGGTCATCGTCATTGACAATATCCTGCAGTGGGCGCCGGTGATGCTGCTGGCGATGCCGAAGAAGCATATGGCCCAGCAGGAGCTGTGGAAGGATATGGGGCCCATCGGGAAGGTGGCGGTGGAGATGGGGGAGAAGTATTGCCCCAACGGGTACCGGCTGATCACGAATGTGGGGCATGACGCGATGCAGAGCCAGGATCATGCGCATGTGCATATCCTGGGCGGATATTACCTGGGGCATTACGCGTAAGGGGAGAGGCCTCACTCATCCCTAGCCCTTTCGCAGCTACAGGGCTAACAGATCTCCAAGGAGAGCGAAGCTCTTGGGAAAGAGCACAGGCCATCGGAATGGCGCGGACGAGATCATCTTCGCTGGATTCTGGGAGAGGGTAAGGGCACTTGAGGTGCCCGATGAGGATGGGCTGGCCTCTCCGATAGAATCGGGCCGCCCCTACAAGGGTGCGAGTTGCGAAGGCAACTTGGACGGCGCAGGCCCTTCGTCGCAGCAATTGGCATAGCTGCTTTTCGGGGTGACAGAGGATAGGGGCGCACAGAGCGCCCGATGGGGATGGGTGAGCCGCGCCAAGAATCAGACAGGCTTGTCTCACCCCTACGCTTGTGCACCGAGAGGCCGCATGTAGTAGCGGCGTCTCTTTAGGCGAAGCCCTGGGAAGGCGTCCTCATGCCATGACGTTTGCCTTTTATCGTTGCCTGATGAAGCTGGCAGACTGCGCCTCAGAGATGGAGGTGCGTTATGCGGCTTACGGGCAAGATCGCGGTTGTGACGGGGGCGGGGGTAGGAGTGGGCAAGGGGATCGAGGAGGAGCTCGGGAAGGAGGGGGCGGATCTAGCAGTGGCGGACATCAATAGGGAGTGGGGAGAGCGAACGGCGGCGGAGCTGAGGAAGAGCGGCCGCAGAGCTATCTTTGTGCAGGCGGACGTATCCAACCGCCCGGACATCGAGCGGATGGTGGCGACGTGCGTGCGGGAGCTGGGCGGGCTAGATATCCTGGTGAACAACGTTGGCATCTTGCGGGCGACGCCGTTCATTGACCTGACGGATGAGACGTGGGACCTGGTGATGAACACGAACCTGAAGTCGGCGTTCATGGGGTCGCAGGCGGCGGCGCGGTACTGGATCGCGAACAAGCGACAGGGGCGCATCATCAACATCAGCTCCACGGATGAGCAGCTGCCGTATCCGTTCATCGTGGCGTACTGCTCCTCCAAGGCGGGGATGAACATGCTGACGAAGACGACGGCGCTGGCGCTGGCGGAGCACGGCATCAACGTGAACAGCATCGCGCCGGGGCTGGTGGAGTCTGAGATGACGCGGAAGCAGATGGGCGACCCGGCGTATATGGCGGTTCTGCCCGCGCGGGTGGCGCTGGCGAGGATGGGGAGGCCTTCGGAGATCGGGCGGGCGGCGGTCTTTTTCGCCTCAAGCGATTCGGACTATGTGACGGGGACGACACTCCTAGTGGACGGCGGGCATGTCATCACGCCTGCCTGGCAGGTGATCACGAAGTTCCGGGAACACCTGAGGGCGGCAGGCCAGCCCAAGTAACGGCTCTCTTCTAGGCAAAGGAAAGCCCCTCCCGTGGTTCACGGGAGGGGCTTTTTCGTTTCGAGAACCGGCGTTTCTGCCTACGCCTGTTTGGTGAGGGTGTTGAGGGCAGAGCCGGCCTTGAACCACCCGATCTGTTCCTGGTTCAAGGTGTGCTTCAGCTCGATCCTGTCTTCCTTGCCATCGGCGTGGTGGATGACGGCTTGGAGGTTTTTGCCGGGAGCGAGGTCTTTGAGGCCGAGGATGCTGATCTTGTCCGTCTCCTGCACCTTCTCGTAGTCGGCGCTGTTGGCGAAGGTGAGAGGCAGGATGCCCTGCTTCTTGAGGTTGGATTCGTGGATGCGGGCGAAGCTGCGGGTGAT
Coding sequences:
- a CDS encoding HIT domain-containing protein — encoded protein: MAAYCVFCEIIARHSPAKIRYEDDEVIVIDNILQWAPVMLLAMPKKHMAQQELWKDMGPIGKVAVEMGEKYCPNGYRLITNVGHDAMQSQDHAHVHILGGYYLGHYA
- a CDS encoding glucose 1-dehydrogenase, whose product is MRLTGKIAVVTGAGVGVGKGIEEELGKEGADLAVADINREWGERTAAELRKSGRRAIFVQADVSNRPDIERMVATCVRELGGLDILVNNVGILRATPFIDLTDETWDLVMNTNLKSAFMGSQAAARYWIANKRQGRIINISSTDEQLPYPFIVAYCSSKAGMNMLTKTTALALAEHGINVNSIAPGLVESEMTRKQMGDPAYMAVLPARVALARMGRPSEIGRAAVFFASSDSDYVTGTTLLVDGGHVITPAWQVITKFREHLRAAGQPK